A genomic window from Purpureocillium takamizusanense chromosome 2, complete sequence includes:
- a CDS encoding uncharacterized protein (COG:S~EggNog:ENOG503NV0P), translating to MSATVNKPTDVKQKEADINRKLQIYGIVSAFSQGKVPSNDQIDVALNSFLQSRALSRPSDQLSDDGKTLVKDTREVVELAKKLLLSKNQGNLIQDFIWQTWQYDAKSVQGPNAPISKDTAKRDGDEALQGLRTLGTLLITNGQFRKLLSDSSVLFRDMLGDAASNAASRVRPDEEKLSQIDKPAADNTWHEAPDLSKENLRKQAKGIYGGNAKEDAKDVANAGANAAVPQNTPPGAVASRDQPVDKIAGQNAAITAAKGKIDQNVDPETQEKIKQRNEEYRRRAKEYFNKKMPEERKDQIIFRLKKMILECQQHPDYSSAIQTLLRLAESYGQHGRTLGEGSAGSAKQARTGLQAAENDLRTLIERFANGTSTSDLWASIGQIYKDADKDQELRGWFKSMDSYIRRCLLEQGYILDESSTKQWDRLYEQGRYLLREKYRGHTDRVIDETKFLAEQFDKDPHNKAFGESVQKLFNHLGHDANGKSTFKPHLVKDLTEVILPAVLANINYIPIPRIEYVDPQFDVVIENLVLESDNFMPNVFEVASEHYFRMGRKKIANKHHNTMDVKVAGIQMDLRDVSFHVKRKQGFPAISDTGIADIVLPGNGFSFRMKVSTAHKTDRQNYFKVDKVDVDFKGLNIKVKKSSHKLLFGLVKPLVLRVLRKPIQKAVEKAIKDQCNKADQELYQIKLEADRAAKDGDNEAEKKANFYTRYYQAAQRRYLDGKKKSKEVADDKKVNVAMTMEDSILPNVKLPGGVSSKATEYKELARKGDKWESPVFSIGSAKKSTDIPSAPQIETKPHSAGPSGVAGAAGAGAAGGLAGAGLASRGLPATTGATTTGVNPLGTTTGVSNGVTNGAKTGFGGVTNGGSNGNTATVNLHGGKPISADGTNVTSHGLGTR from the exons atgTCCGCAACCGTCAACAAGCCCACCGACGTCAAGCAGAAGGAGGCGGATATCAACCGCAAGCTCCAAATCTacggcatcgtcagcgcCTTTTCTCAAGGCAAGGTCCCGTCG AACGACCAGATCGATGTCGCCCTCAACAGCTTCCTCCAGTCCCGCGCGCTCTCCCGCCCGTCGGATCAGCTGTCCGACGATGGCAAGACGCTCGTCAAGGACACGCGCGAGGTTGTCGAACTCGCCAAGAAGCTGTTGCTGTCCAAGAACCAGGGCAACCTGATTCAGGACTTCATCTGGCAGACATGGCAGTACGATGCCAAGAGCGTGCAGGGCCCCAATGCACCCATCAGCAAGGACACGGCCAAGCgagatggcgatgaggcgCTGCAGGGTTTGAGGACTCTGGGCACACTCCTCATTACCAATGGCCAGTTCCGCAAGCTTC TGAGCGACTCCTCGGTTCTCTTCCGCGATATGCTCGGGGACGCCgcctccaacgccgcctctCGTGTGCGCCCTGATGAGGAGAAGTTGTCCCAGATCGACAAGCCTGCGGCCGACAACACCTGGCACGAGGCTCCGGATCTGTCCAAGGAGAACCTCAGGAAGCAGGCCAAGGGCATCTACGGCGGAAACGCCAAGGAGGATGCCAAAGACGTggccaacgccggcgccaatGCCGCTGTGCCCCAAAACACCCCTCCCGGCGCTGTTGCCTCGCGGGACCAGCCAGTGGACAAGATTGCGGGACAGAATGCCGCCATCACtgccgccaagggcaagatcGACCAGAACGTCGATCCCGAAACGCAGGAAAAGATCAAGCAGCGCAACGAGGagtaccgccgccgcgccaaggAATACTTCAACAAGAAGATGcccgaggagcgcaaggaTCAGATCATCTTCCGTCTCAAGAAGATGATCCTCGAGTGCCAGCAGCATCCTGACTACTCATCGGCGATCCAGACCCTGCTTCGCCTCGCTGAGTCGTACGGACAGCACGGCCGCacgctcggcgagggctcTGCCGGCTCTGCCAAGCAGGCCCGTACCGGTCTGCAGGCTGCCGAGAACGACCTTCGCACCCTCATTGAGCGCTTCGCCAACGGCACCTCGACATCAGACCTGTGGGCGTCCATCGGCCAGATTTACAAGGACGCCGACAAGGACCAGGAGCTCCGCGGCTGGTTCAAGAGTATGGACAGCTATatccgccgctgccttctCGAGCAGGGCTACATCCTGGACGAGTCGTCGACCAAGCAGTGGGACCGCCTGTACGAGCAGGGCCGCTATTTGCTCCGCGAGAAGTATCGCGGCCACACGGACCGCGTCATCGACGAGACCAagttcctcgccgagcaATTTGACAAGGATCCCCACAACAAGGCCTTCGGCGAGTCGGTGCAGAAGCTCTTCAACCATCTGGGCCACGACGCCAACGGAAAGTCGACGTTCAAGCCTCACCTGGTCAAGGACTTGACCGAGGTGATTCTGCCCGCCGTTCTCGCCAACATCAACTACATCCCGATCCCGCGCATTGAGTATGTGGACCCGCAGTTCGATGTGGTGATTGAGAACCTGGTTCTTGAGAGCGACAACTTCATGCCCAACGTCTTCGAGGTGGCGAGCGAGCACTACTTCCGCATGGGTCGAAAGAAGATTGCCAATAAGCACCACAACACTATGGATGTCAAGGTGGCGGGCATTCAGATGGACCTGCGCGACGTCAGCTTCCACGTCAAGCGCAAGCAGGGGTTCCCGGCCATCTCGGACACTGGCATCGCCGACATTGTGCTGCCCGGCAACGGCTTTTCTTTCCGCATGAAGGTGTCGACGGCGCACAAGACGGACCGCCAAAACTACTTCAAAGTGGACAAGGTCGATGTCGACTTCAAGGGACTCAACATCAAGGTGAAGAAGTCGAGCCACAAGCTGCTATTTGGCCTGGTCAAGCCGCTGGTGCTCAGGGTGCTCCGCAAGCCCATCCAGAAGGCGGTGGAgaaggccatcaaggaccAGTGCAACAAGGCGGATCAGGAGCTGTACCAGATCAAGCTGGAGGCGGACcgcgcggccaaggacggcgacaacgaggcggagaagaaggccaacTTTTACACTCGCTACTACCAGGCGGCCCAGAGGCGCTACCtggacggcaagaagaagagcaaggaGGTGGCGGACGACAAGAAGGTGAATGTGGCCATGACGATGGAAGACAGCATCCTGCCCAACGTGAAGCTGCCAGGCGGCGTGAGCTCCAAGGCAACCGAGTACAAGGAGCTGGCTCGCAAGGGTGACAAGTGGGAGAGCCCCGTCTTCTCGATTGGCAGCGCCAAGAAGAGCACCGACatcccgtcggcgccgcagaTTGAGACCAAGCCGCACTCGGCGGGCCCCTcgggcgtcgctggtgctgccggtgccggcgcggcgggtgGTCTCGCTGGAGCCGGCCTCGCGTCGCGCGGTCTCCCTGCGACGAcaggagcgacgacgacgggcgtcAACCCCTTGGGAACGACGACGGGAGTATCGAATGGGGTCACCAACGGTGCCAAGACGGGCTTCGGCGGGGTCACGAATGGaggcagcaacggcaacacggcgacggtgaaTCTGCACGGCGGCAAGCCCATCTCGGCTGACGGAACCAACGTGACGagccacggcctcggcacACGCTAG
- a CDS encoding uncharacterized protein (COG:I~EggNog:ENOG503P2JM), producing the protein MPGHGWRLVFPSSRHVSRGAGDATPVWFQPDSPTTHRPSRRRAKLLAEGLVDAATHLIRLLNEETALLDGRRDRLVLGGLGQGCAMGLWTMLCWGERLGAFVGACAWLPFCDNVARLADQGVFYLGGSSGSGEDDGDGDGDDDDDDRFDRAGFVCNEMPVVGFPPDDNCRAALASTPVCLSHGGDDVAVDAALGRAARDCLLQVGFTVAWREYRGAALDDDGGGGGGWLATREQVDDLAVFLLRIADLS; encoded by the coding sequence ATGCCCGGCCACGGGTGGCGACTCGTGTTTCCGTCGTCACGGCACGTCagtcgcggcgcgggtgaCGCTACCCCCGTGTGGTTCCAACCCGATTCCCCGACGACGCatcggccgtcgcgccgccgggccaagctcctggccgagggcctcgtcgacgcagcGACGCACCTGATACGGCTGCTcaacgaggagacggcgctgctggacggcaGGAGGGACCGGCTCGTGCTAGGTGGGCTCGGCCAGGGGTGCGCCATGGGCCTGTGGACGATGCTGTGCTGGGGGGAGCGGCTGGGCGCGTTTGTGGGCGCCTGCGCGTGGCTACCTTTTTGCGACAACGTTGCGCGCCTGGCGGACCAAGGGGTGTTTTACCTGGGCGGCAGCTCAGGCAGCggggaagacgacggcgacggcgacggcgatgatgacgatgatgaccgGTTCGACAGGGCAGGGTTCGTCTGCAACGAGATGCCCGTCGTGGGGTTCCCGCCCGACGACAACTGCCGGGCCGCGCTCGCCTCCACGCCGGTGTGCCTGAGCCACGGCggggacgacgtcgccgtcgacgcggcgctggggcgcgcggcgagggactGCCTCCTGCAGGTGGGCTTCACGGTGGCGTGGAGGGAGTatcgcggcgcggcgctcgacgacgacggcggcggcggcggcggctggctcgcGACGCGGGAGCAGGTGGACGACCTGGCGGTGTTTCTGCTGCGCATAGCGGACCTGTCGTGA
- a CDS encoding uncharacterized protein (EggNog:ENOG503NUMW~COG:T), with the protein MASLLRRLPWFARPWKPLTFSNPNFTRIPLPEKIEEELLPDYVASRYYPVRIGEVLRDRYQIVGKLGFGASSTVWLARDLDGRRHVALKLFVNSKAMGSQLDHELTMYKRIAALRRLPAPVLSFVLHRLFLALDFLHTECKIIHTDIKADNIMFGIGDDSVFTAFEEQELLDPSPRKVVGDRAIYLSRELQMPKTWGAPVLCDFGSAVSGDIEHMEDIQPNIYRAPEVILEAPWSYQVDVWNTGCMIWDLFEGGHLFTGHDPEHHLYRSRAHLAEMIALLGKPPQTLLRSGKASQRFFTDQGDFHAEISLPQSMSLEEKETTLDGEGQKKFLTMMRTMLQWDPSKRSSPKELAKDDWIMGHM; encoded by the exons ATGGCATCGTTGCTACGGCGGTTGCCATGGTTTGCCCGGCCATGGAAACCTCTCACTTTCTCCAACCCCAACTTCACGCGAATCCCGTTGCCTGAGAAGATTGAGGAGGAGCTTCTCCCTGACTACGTTGCATCACGTTACTACCCGGTCCGCATTGGAGAAGTCCTCAGAGATCGTTACCAGATTGTCGGTAAGCTGGGTTTTGGAGCTAGCTCGACAGTTTGGTTGGCGCGTGATCTCGA TGGCCGCCGGCACGTGGCATTGAAGCTTTTCGTGAACTCGAAGGCCATGGGCTCGCAGCTGGATCACGAACTCACAATGTACAAACGCATTGCCGCAT TGAGGAGGTTGCCCGCTCCGGTGCTCTCCTTCGTCCTTCACCGCCTTTTCCTTGCATTGGACTTTTTGCACACGGAATGCAAGATCATTCACACAG ACATCAAAGCCGATAATATCATGTTCGGCATCGGAGACGACTCTGTCTTCACAGCCTTTGAGGAGCAAGAGCTGCTCGACCCATCTCCACGAAAGGTGGTGGGCGACAGGGCTATCTATCTGTCGCGCGAGCTCCAGATGCCCAAAACCTGGGGCGCACCGGTGCTCTGTGACTTTGGGTCGGCTGTTTCCGGGGACATAGAGCATATGGAGGACATACAGCCCAATATTTATAGAGCACCCGAGGTCATACTGGAAGCACCGTGGTCATATCAGGTCGATGTATGGAACACGGGTTGCATG ATCTGGGACCTCTTCGAGGGTGGTCATCTGTTTACAGGACACGACCCAGAGCATCATTTATACCGCAGCCGAGCGCATCTTGCTGAGATGATTGCATTGCTTGGCAAACCCCCACAGACGCTCCTGCGTTCGGGGAAAGCGAGCCAACGATTCTTCACGGATCAGG GGGATTTCCACGCGGAAATTTCGCTCCCACAGAGCATGTCGCTGGAGGAGAAAGAAACTACCCTTGACGGAGAAGGTCAGAAGAAGTTTCTCACCATGATGCGAACGATGCTCCAGTGGGACCCTTCAAAGCGATCGTCGCCGAAGGAGCTGGCTAAAGACGATTGGATTATGGGACACATGTAG
- a CDS encoding uncharacterized protein (COG:S~EggNog:ENOG503NV0P): MLGDAASNAASRVRPDEEKLSQIDKPAADNTWHEAPDLSKENLRKQAKGIYGGNAKEDAKDVANAGANAAVPQNTPPGAVASRDQPVDKIAGQNAAITAAKGKIDQNVDPETQEKIKQRNEEYRRRAKEYFNKKMPEERKDQIIFRLKKMILECQQHPDYSSAIQTLLRLAESYGQHGRTLGEGSAGSAKQARTGLQAAENDLRTLIERFANGTSTSDLWASIGQIYKDADKDQELRGWFKSMDSYIRRCLLEQGYILDESSTKQWDRLYEQGRYLLREKYRGHTDRVIDETKFLAEQFDKDPHNKAFGESVQKLFNHLGHDANGKSTFKPHLVKDLTEVILPAVLANINYIPIPRIEYVDPQFDVVIENLVLESDNFMPNVFEVASEHYFRMGRKKIANKHHNTMDVKVAGIQMDLRDVSFHVKRKQGFPAISDTGIADIVLPGNGFSFRMKVSTAHKTDRQNYFKVDKVDVDFKGLNIKVKKSSHKLLFGLVKPLVLRVLRKPIQKAVEKAIKDQCNKADQELYQIKLEADRAAKDGDNEAEKKANFYTRYYQAAQRRYLDGKKKSKEVADDKKVNVAMTMEDSILPNVKLPGGVSSKATEYKELARKGDKWESPVFSIGSAKKSTDIPSAPQIETKPHSAGPSGVAGAAGAGAAGGLAGAGLASRGLPATTGATTTGVNPLGTTTGVSNGVTNGAKTGFGGVTNGGSNGNTATVNLHGGKPISADGTNVTSHGLGTR, translated from the coding sequence ATGCTCGGGGACGCCgcctccaacgccgcctctCGTGTGCGCCCTGATGAGGAGAAGTTGTCCCAGATCGACAAGCCTGCGGCCGACAACACCTGGCACGAGGCTCCGGATCTGTCCAAGGAGAACCTCAGGAAGCAGGCCAAGGGCATCTACGGCGGAAACGCCAAGGAGGATGCCAAAGACGTggccaacgccggcgccaatGCCGCTGTGCCCCAAAACACCCCTCCCGGCGCTGTTGCCTCGCGGGACCAGCCAGTGGACAAGATTGCGGGACAGAATGCCGCCATCACtgccgccaagggcaagatcGACCAGAACGTCGATCCCGAAACGCAGGAAAAGATCAAGCAGCGCAACGAGGagtaccgccgccgcgccaaggAATACTTCAACAAGAAGATGcccgaggagcgcaaggaTCAGATCATCTTCCGTCTCAAGAAGATGATCCTCGAGTGCCAGCAGCATCCTGACTACTCATCGGCGATCCAGACCCTGCTTCGCCTCGCTGAGTCGTACGGACAGCACGGCCGCacgctcggcgagggctcTGCCGGCTCTGCCAAGCAGGCCCGTACCGGTCTGCAGGCTGCCGAGAACGACCTTCGCACCCTCATTGAGCGCTTCGCCAACGGCACCTCGACATCAGACCTGTGGGCGTCCATCGGCCAGATTTACAAGGACGCCGACAAGGACCAGGAGCTCCGCGGCTGGTTCAAGAGTATGGACAGCTATatccgccgctgccttctCGAGCAGGGCTACATCCTGGACGAGTCGTCGACCAAGCAGTGGGACCGCCTGTACGAGCAGGGCCGCTATTTGCTCCGCGAGAAGTATCGCGGCCACACGGACCGCGTCATCGACGAGACCAagttcctcgccgagcaATTTGACAAGGATCCCCACAACAAGGCCTTCGGCGAGTCGGTGCAGAAGCTCTTCAACCATCTGGGCCACGACGCCAACGGAAAGTCGACGTTCAAGCCTCACCTGGTCAAGGACTTGACCGAGGTGATTCTGCCCGCCGTTCTCGCCAACATCAACTACATCCCGATCCCGCGCATTGAGTATGTGGACCCGCAGTTCGATGTGGTGATTGAGAACCTGGTTCTTGAGAGCGACAACTTCATGCCCAACGTCTTCGAGGTGGCGAGCGAGCACTACTTCCGCATGGGTCGAAAGAAGATTGCCAATAAGCACCACAACACTATGGATGTCAAGGTGGCGGGCATTCAGATGGACCTGCGCGACGTCAGCTTCCACGTCAAGCGCAAGCAGGGGTTCCCGGCCATCTCGGACACTGGCATCGCCGACATTGTGCTGCCCGGCAACGGCTTTTCTTTCCGCATGAAGGTGTCGACGGCGCACAAGACGGACCGCCAAAACTACTTCAAAGTGGACAAGGTCGATGTCGACTTCAAGGGACTCAACATCAAGGTGAAGAAGTCGAGCCACAAGCTGCTATTTGGCCTGGTCAAGCCGCTGGTGCTCAGGGTGCTCCGCAAGCCCATCCAGAAGGCGGTGGAgaaggccatcaaggaccAGTGCAACAAGGCGGATCAGGAGCTGTACCAGATCAAGCTGGAGGCGGACcgcgcggccaaggacggcgacaacgaggcggagaagaaggccaacTTTTACACTCGCTACTACCAGGCGGCCCAGAGGCGCTACCtggacggcaagaagaagagcaaggaGGTGGCGGACGACAAGAAGGTGAATGTGGCCATGACGATGGAAGACAGCATCCTGCCCAACGTGAAGCTGCCAGGCGGCGTGAGCTCCAAGGCAACCGAGTACAAGGAGCTGGCTCGCAAGGGTGACAAGTGGGAGAGCCCCGTCTTCTCGATTGGCAGCGCCAAGAAGAGCACCGACatcccgtcggcgccgcagaTTGAGACCAAGCCGCACTCGGCGGGCCCCTcgggcgtcgctggtgctgccggtgccggcgcggcgggtgGTCTCGCTGGAGCCGGCCTCGCGTCGCGCGGTCTCCCTGCGACGAcaggagcgacgacgacgggcgtcAACCCCTTGGGAACGACGACGGGAGTATCGAATGGGGTCACCAACGGTGCCAAGACGGGCTTCGGCGGGGTCACGAATGGaggcagcaacggcaacacggcgacggtgaaTCTGCACGGCGGCAAGCCCATCTCGGCTGACGGAACCAACGTGACGagccacggcctcggcacACGCTAG
- a CDS encoding uncharacterized protein (COG:S~EggNog:ENOG503NXJR), which translates to MTMAARAEGDSVMRPSTFDDCSADGRTYVEGAPPSLSAQSPMESAPPSSSTAATAGSSLTDQQVHALLDILSHHETYAEIEAFKTPDAVTDYGYPFSRTMAPGLVQQPQQQQQQQQPSGGLSGWLRSATSTPLNSAPGTPRSRTPVPAADQDAASNKGSEGKTGNDDGDKDNDGGDSGTPVLQALLTGFLLPLPWLRDLPRGFWSVRVQGILARLGAADLSESYDKGALGTRKMLATGSSAVIEMLGRGALGGVPKKRAPTSGAGKDDDAGGEASSYDVNKPEDLQRAWDDVVQQLVYGDLVDDIFDHIARTDDFESHSPAVKAAAEYTLIHLAAFAHRVFIGSPEGQYLLKLLENVHSLIPYKLIKQTLRVGNAATMINGMMRLLLAKLSVTSVTNWFGITQSPDDGMNLLQRIVSLVLGWDAGEFRKVADRIEKDKASPPPPEDALRIIREHVAASREEHEIVRRASRANGQSIVVAILSSASEGGAALLAQSGGLTEEQHARCLEYYSALLSVRDREAIAAALCKQAPDLFTQAIKDLVAAYDPMIRSVHARVDIKEHLDGAQGFIDDFIRASKPTKDAGAATTTERLAGVDEYVELLRRNKGLLYRCVSAVASRCDDVWADLREWTKAAVRKFRKDEDEDGDARRSMEARLRDMFADLEGEETRRRVLQAIDAHAAYLTTLNDLSSARLQLLVTTAAAAATNDHEASSADLSSTGAAMMEGPGVYLARWQALLDDTLITPAVPRRAGGALRCGRDVKHTVAMGKTGAGGMPASTSKKTGSSDGGHGGGGGGSRGGGVEAPDVSIVVEALGGPFKELVRERARGLRGLA; encoded by the exons ATGACCATGGCTGCGCGGGCCGAGGGAGACTCGGTAATGAGGCCATCGACGTTTGATGATTGCTCtgcggatggacggacgtACGTGGAAGGCGCGCCACCATCGTTGTCTGCGCAATCGCCCATGGAAAGCGcaccgccatcgtcatctacagcagcgacggccgggtcgagcCTCACGGACCAGCAGGTtcatgccctcctcgacatCCTCTCGCACCACGAAACGTACGCAGAGATTGAGGCGTTCAAAACACCCGACGCCGTCACAGACTATGGGTATCCATTCTCGCGGACCATGGCGCCGGGCCtggtgcagcagccacagcagcagcagcagcagcagcaaccctCGGGCGGCCTGTCCGGCTGGCTGCGCAGCgcaacgtcgacgcccttgaaCTCGGCGCCCGGGACCCCCCGATCCAGGACGCCCGTGCCGGCAGCCGACCAGGACGCGGCGTCGAATAAGGGGTCcgagggcaagacgggcaacgacgacggcgacaaagACAACGACGGTGGCGACAGCGGCACGCCGGTGCTGCAGGCCCTGCTCACGGGTttcctgctgccgctgccgtggctgCGGGACCTGCCGCGCGGGTTCTGGAGCGTGCGCGTGCAGGGCATCCTGGCGCgcctgggcgcggccgacCTGTCGGAGAGCTACGACAAGGGCGCGCTGGGCACGCGCAAGATGCTGGCCACGGGGTCGAGCGCCGTCATCGAGATGCTGGGCCGCGgggccctgggcggcgtgcccaagaagagggcgccgacgtccgGTGcgggcaaggacgacgacgcgggcggtgAGGCTTCTTCCTACGACGTGAACAAGCCCGAGGACCTGCAGAGGGCGTGGGACGACGTGGTGCAGCAGCTGGTCTACGGGGACCTCGTGGATGATATATTCGACCACATTGCCAGGACGGACGACTTTGAGAGCCACTCGCCGGctgtcaaggccgccgctGAGTACACCCTAATACA CCTGGCTGCCTTTGCGCACCGCGTCTTCATCGGCTCGCCAGAGGGCCAGTACCTCCTCAAGCTCCTCGAGAATGTGCACTCCCTCATCCCCTATAAGCTCATCAAGCAGACGCTGCGCGTCGGaaacgccgccaccatgatCAACGGCATgatgcggctgctgctggccaagctcagcGTCACGAGCGTGACCAACTGGTTCGGCATCACGCAGagccccgacgacggcatgaacctgctgcagcgcatcgtgtccctcgtcctcggctgGGACGCGGGCGAGTTCCGCAAGGTCGCCGACAGGATCGAAAAGGAcaaggcgtcgccgccgccgcccgaggacgcgctgcgcATCATCCGGGAGCAcgtcgcggcgtcgcgcgaggagcacgagatcgtccgccgcgccagccgcgccaaCGGCCAGTCCATTGTCGTGGCTATCctctccagcgcctcggaggggggcgcggccctgctcgcccagAGCGGCGGACtcaccgaggagcagcacgcGCGCTGCCTCGAGTACTactcggcgctgctgtcggTGCGCGAccgcgaggccatcgccgcggcgctgtgCAAGCAGGCGCCCGACCTGTTCACgcaggccatcaaggacctggtggcggcgtaCGACCCCATGATCCGCAGCGTCCACGCGCGCGTCGACATCAAGGAGCACCTAGACGGGGCGCAgggcttcatcgacgactTTATCCGCGCAAGCAAGCCCACCAAagacgccggtgccgcgacaacgacggagcgcctcgccggcgtggacgagtacgtcgagctgctgcgccgcaaCAAGGGCCTGCTGTACCGCTGCGTGAGCGCCGTGGCGTCGCGATGCGACGACGTGTGGGCGGACCTGAGGGAGTGGACCAAGGCGGCGGTCCGCAAGTTCCGCAAGGACGAAGATGAAGACGGAGACGCACGGAGGAGCAtggaggcgcggctgcgggacATGTTTGCCGACCTGGAAGGGGAGGAAACGAGGAGACGCGTCCTACAGGCTATTGACGCGCATGCAGCGTACTTGACGACGCTCAACGATTTGTCCTCTGCGCGGCTACAGCTTCTCGtcacgaccgccgccgccgccgctaccaaCGACCATGAGGCCTCATCGGCGGATCTGTCCTCGACaggggcggcgatgatggaggGCCCGGGCGTGTACCTCGCGCGCTGgcaggcgctcctcgacgataCGCTCATCACGCCGGCCGTGCCGCGGCGAGCCGGTGGCGCGTTGCGCTGCGGGAGGGACGTCAAGCACACGGTCGCGATGGGcaagacgggcgcgggcgggatgCCTGCGTCTACGTCCAAGAAGACTGGAAGTAGTGATGGTGGTcacggtggtggtggtggtggtagcaggggagggggtgtgGAAGCGCCGGACGTGAGCATCGTGgtggaggcgctgggcgggccGTTCAAGGAGCTGGTgagggagagggcgagggggcTGAGGGGGCTAGCTTGA
- a CDS encoding uncharacterized protein (EggNog:ENOG503P7F3), whose amino-acid sequence MSRLFSTSARNLVKWLGYSKDNLPDPFMRAAEVYSENGAKKKVGEIESIEIL is encoded by the exons ATGTCTCGGCTCTTCTCCACGTCGGCCCGCAATCTTGTAAAATGGCTGGGTTATTCCAAGGACAATCTCCCTGACCCCTTCATGCGAGCTGCTGAGGTATATTCAGAGAACGGCGCCAAGAAG AAAGTCGGTGAGATTGAGTCGATTGAGATTCTGTAG
- a CDS encoding uncharacterized protein (COG:S~TransMembrane:7 (o14-36i48-69o81-108i120-144o164-186i308-327o347-368i)~EggNog:ENOG503PHNZ) — MAPLTGDQIAVLNIILQVGSALSIAGCIFIIGTFCFCDAFHRPINRLVFYASFGNLMASVGFMMAGSYLDQPLSAGCQTQAFLLGVFVSADAYWTLAMAVNVYLTFYFRFDAHRLRRNEILYLVLCYGVPFMPAFICLFVRGSAGQHVYGAAGMWCWFSPRWEVLRIATFYGPVWASILVTLGIYLRSGTTIYRKHRQLRKFQGSTTGGGTASATGGGGGNTVPNTKTTEVVVTSEVVTKSETLEMQAFGGQATAHASSVTPSYGKGEVASQTQTPCSQAGIHSTSVTVGAATRSSPRRAHQEINNAAWQYTKCALLFFAVILVTWLPSSANRVYTQIHHTDSSVTLQYLSAIVLPLQGFWNAVIYAVTSWTACKQLIDRGRDAVLGKVTGTRGGSSSTGSQQQAGGPGKHSWSCREEPRSSRRWSGRMGTVRNASREEDSESMTELAKTAPGSDDGRSGSLAPSRSEA; from the exons atggcgcctcTCACGGGAGACCAGATCGCGGTCCTCAACATCATCCTGCAGGTGGGCTCTGCGCTGTCCATCGCGGGCtgcatcttcatcatcgggACGTTTTGCTTCTGCGATGCGTTCCACAGGCCCATCAACCGGCTGGTCTTTTACGCCTCATTTGGCAACCTCATGGCCAGCGTGGGCTTCATGATGGCGGGCTCGTACCTCGACCAGCCTCTGAGCGCGGGGTGTCAGACCCAAGCCTTCCTCTTGGGCGT CTTTGTGTCGGCTGATGCGTACTGGacgctcgccatggccgtcaaCGTATACCTCACGTTCTACTTTCGGTTCGATGCTCATCGTCTCCGGAGAAATGAGATCCTCTATCTAGTTCTCTGCTACGGCGTGCCATTCATGCCCGCATTCATCTGCCTGTTTGTCCGGGGCTCGGCGGGCCAGCACGTGTACGGCGCGGCCGGTATGTGGTGCTGGTTTTCACCGCGGTGGGAGGTATTGCGCATCGCCACATTCTACGGACCAGTCTG GGCCTCGATATTGGTCACGCTGGGCATCTATCTCCGATCCGGGACCACCATCTACAGGAAGCACCGGCAGCTGCGCAAGTTCCAGGGCTCaaccacgggcggcggcacggcctcggccacgggcggcggcggcggcaacaccgTCCCGAACACCAAGACCACCGAGGTCGTCGTGACGTCCGAGGTGGTGACAAAGTCGGAGACCCTCGAGATGCAGGCCTTTGGCGGCCAAGCCACCGCCCACGCGTCGAGCGTGACGCCATCATACGGAAAAGGAGAGGTCGCATCGCAGACGCAGACACCATGCTCACAAGCCGGTATCCATTCCACTTCAGTGACAGTCGGCGCTGCTacccgctcctcgccgcggcgcgctcACCAAGAAATCAACAACGCGGCCTGGCAGTACACAAAGTGCGCcctgctcttcttcgccgtcatcctcgtcacctggctgccgtcgagcgcgaaCCGCGTGTATACGCAGATCCACCACACCGACTCCAGCGTCACGCTGCAGTACCTGAGCGCGATAGTTCTTCCCCTGCAAGGGTTCTGGAACGCCGTCATCTACGCAGTCACCTCCTGGACGGCGTGCAAACAGTTGATAGACAGGGGCAGAGACGCGGTTCTCGGCAAAGTAACCGGCACACggggtggcagcagcagtacgggtagccagcagcaggcaggggGGCCAGGAAAGCATTCTTGGTCATGCAGAGAGGAGCCCCGTTCTTCACGGCGATGGAGTGGGCGGATGGGGACGGTGCGTAACGCGAGCCGGGAGGAGGACTCGGAGAGCATgacggagctggccaagactGCACCCGGGTCCGATGATGGACGGAGCGGGAGTTTAGCGCCTTCTCGCAGCGAGGCATAG